Proteins encoded within one genomic window of Empedobacter falsenii:
- a CDS encoding TolC family protein, giving the protein MKQLFFTLLFITSLSSFAQEEWTIEKCIEYASKNNLTVQQNTINQEIFNKNLELTYNAWLPTVSGYVDTNFTIGTYNPTIEKGYYQFAHSFGVQSSINIYSGGVVQLNKDKAALELEASKVQTAMTINDISLQVANYYLAVLLNKELKQVAVGNLTISKQLLDQNQKKFKAGSVAQSVVAQSESEVATNTREVVNAQIEIERALFNLAMLLQLNDYRNFAVTDVKIPDNVTSQLYNLDDVVETAYQNQPSVKHAELQIDVAAKETQIARTSLFPKVTGSFNFGTNYLQYFNKRLRQDALLEQLGHNVTGVFGVGVTIPIWNQYSYKINIQKALINEDLAKVGLLQSKQEVLKNVQSAYFEVNSSYASYDSSKEAVKYAKISYDFAQKSYNAGVINQYDFNRSRNDMMVAESQMLQAKYNYIFKQKVLDFYAGVPITLEEK; this is encoded by the coding sequence ATGAAACAATTATTTTTTACTTTACTATTTATTACTTCTCTTTCTTCGTTTGCCCAAGAAGAATGGACAATTGAAAAGTGTATTGAGTATGCTTCGAAAAATAATTTGACTGTTCAGCAGAATACCATCAACCAAGAAATTTTCAATAAAAATTTAGAGTTAACCTACAATGCATGGTTGCCAACGGTTTCGGGTTATGTAGATACTAATTTTACAATCGGAACGTATAATCCAACAATAGAAAAGGGATATTATCAATTTGCGCATTCATTTGGTGTACAATCTAGCATTAATATTTATAGTGGTGGAGTTGTTCAATTGAATAAAGACAAAGCTGCTTTGGAATTGGAAGCGTCGAAAGTGCAAACTGCGATGACGATAAATGATATTTCGTTGCAAGTAGCGAATTATTATTTGGCGGTTTTATTGAACAAAGAATTGAAACAAGTTGCAGTTGGAAATCTAACTATTTCGAAACAATTATTGGATCAAAATCAAAAAAAGTTTAAAGCTGGATCTGTAGCTCAATCTGTTGTAGCTCAATCTGAATCTGAAGTCGCGACAAATACACGTGAAGTGGTAAATGCACAAATCGAAATAGAGCGTGCATTGTTCAATTTAGCGATGTTGTTGCAATTAAATGATTACCGAAATTTTGCTGTAACCGATGTGAAGATTCCAGATAATGTTACGTCTCAATTGTATAATTTGGATGATGTGGTGGAAACGGCTTATCAAAATCAGCCTTCTGTCAAACATGCCGAATTGCAAATTGATGTTGCTGCGAAAGAAACTCAAATCGCGCGAACTTCATTATTTCCAAAAGTGACAGGAAGTTTCAATTTCGGAACGAACTATCTGCAATATTTCAACAAGAGATTACGCCAAGATGCGTTATTAGAGCAATTAGGACATAATGTAACAGGTGTTTTTGGAGTTGGTGTGACTATTCCAATTTGGAATCAATATTCCTATAAAATTAATATTCAGAAAGCATTAATCAACGAGGATTTAGCAAAAGTTGGTCTTTTACAATCGAAACAAGAGGTGTTGAAAAATGTTCAGTCTGCTTATTTCGAAGTAAATAGTTCTTATGCGTCATACGATTCGTCGAAAGAAGCGGTAAAATATGCGAAAATTTCATACGATTTTGCGCAAAAATCTTACAATGCCGGTGTAATTAATCAATATGATTTTAACCGTTCGCGTAATGATATGATGGTTGCAGAATCGCAAATGTTGCAAGCGAAATATAACTATATTTTCAAACAAAAAGTATTAGATTTCTATGCTGGCGTTCCTATTACGTTGGAAGAAAAATAG
- the gldC gene encoding gliding motility protein GldC, whose product MRTTNITVEIELDENHVPEKMTWNAPDGGISHEETKAMLLSVWDDKAKEALRIDLWTKEMTQDDMKRFFHQILISMSSSYERATEEKEVAERIAAFAEEFAIASKIKG is encoded by the coding sequence ATGAGAACAACAAATATTACGGTAGAGATTGAATTGGACGAAAATCACGTACCAGAAAAAATGACTTGGAATGCACCAGACGGTGGAATTAGTCACGAAGAAACAAAAGCAATGTTACTTTCTGTTTGGGATGATAAAGCAAAAGAAGCTTTGCGCATCGATTTGTGGACAAAAGAAATGACACAAGATGATATGAAACGTTTCTTTCACCAAATTTTAATTTCGATGTCTAGTTCTTACGAAAGAGCAACAGAGGAAAAAGAAGTTGCAGAAAGAATCGCTGCTTTTGCAGAAGAATTTGCAATTGCTTCAAAAATTAAAGGTTAA